The genomic region GGTGCTATGATAGGAAGGCAGTTGGAAGAGATGTGGGTTTTGATGGGTCGTCCTGACCTCTTCAGCGTCGTTGAGATGGGTGCAGGGATGGGACATCTTGCAAAGGACCTTCTGGAATATCTCAGGGGAGAAGGCGGGAAAGGGCAAGACACAGAGGGAGAAAAGAGTCTCTTTGAACATCTCAAGTACACCATCATCGAAATCAACCCCTCGCTCGGAGAAAGGCAGCGTGAACTGCTCAGAGATTTCGTGGACAAGATGACCTGGCTCTCTCACATCGGGGAAATCGGAGCCGTCAGGGGCTGTTTCCTCTCGAATGAGCTTCTTGACGCCTTTCCAGTCAGGCTTGTTGAGATGGCCGATGATCTGATGGAGATTTATGTCTCTGCAGAGGGAAAGAGCCTCGTCGAGAAGAGAGTCCCCTGCAGCAGCGAAGTGAAGGAGTACTTCAGGGAGTTCGGCGTTGAACTCCCCAGGGGCATGAGGACAGAGGTGAATCTAAGACTGAGAACGTGGCTTAAGGAGGTCGGAGAGAAGCTTTCCGATGGTTTCGTTTTGACGATAGACTATGGCTACCCTGCGTGGGATTACTACGGCGATGACAGAAGCAGAGGCACCCTCCTCTGTTATTATGAGCACCAGATCAATGAAGATCCCTATCAGCATGTCGGAGAGCAAGACATCACGGCACATGTGAATTTCTCCTCCTTGAAAAAATGGGGCGATGAATTCGGTCTGAAGACCCTCGGTTTTTGCCCCCAGGGAACGTATCTCGTCTCACTCGGTATCGATGAAGTCATCACAGAGTTCTATGGAAGCCTGCCCGATCCCCTTGAGATTGCACAGATCAAGGGCTTGATCATGCCCCAGGGAATGGGCGAGACACACAGAGTAATGGTCCAGTATAAAGGAGCGGGCTTACCCGTTCTCAGGGGGTTTCGTCTGAGAAACCAGATGGGGAAACTCTAGTAAACCTCTTCAGACGCTCGATGCTCTTCAGGACTCTCTCGGGTGTATGTGCTTCAATAGTGTAAACACATTCCCTTTCCCTTGTTGCAGCAAAGAGTGTCTCAAAATCGAAGGTGCCGTCGCCGACGGGAAGGTGTGCATCGAAACTCTTATCGTTATCGTGGAGATGGAGCTCAACGATGAAGCTGCCGAGGGTATCGAGCCATTCTCTCAAAGGCACCTTTGAGAAAAGGTTGCAGTGACCGGTGTCAAAGCATATCCCGAAATTCTGCGAAGAGAGTTCCTTCATGAGAGCCTGAAGATTAGAGGGTTCGTCTTCGAAGATATTCTCGATCGCAAGTTTAAGATTGAGTCGGGCCGCCTTTTCTATGAACGGCCGCCACGTCTTCAGACTCCCCTCTAGCCAAAGGTCAATCCTATGAGCATATTTCCACTTTTCGTAGCCGGAATGAAATACGATAGTCTCAGGCCTAAGGACCTCTGCGATGCCCAGCACCTGTGAGAAACGCTCGACAGTAACTGTCCTGATTTTGGAATCAACCGCTCCCGGCGAGAGGTCCATGAAAGGGGCATGCATGGAGAGAGAGGGCTTATACTCAAGACTATGCTTCAGCGCCTCGATACTGCCATCTCTTAAAGAATCGAGGGATGCAGCAGAAAAGTATATCTCGAGGTTCAGTCTCTCCTTTCTGAGAAGGGGGAGGTACTTCCCTATCTTGTCGTAGGGGATGTGGACATGGACTTTACTCACTCAGACTTGGCAGCGACTTCGGGTTTCTTCTCAGATTTGTCCTCTGACTTGGAAGGAGGTTCAGACTTTTTTCCGGCATTATCCTCAGAAGTCGCTCCCGTCTTCTGAGTCGTTTCCCCTTCGGCATCCTGCTTCGTCTTTCTGTCACCTGAGGCATAATCAGTCTTATACCAACCTGAGCCTTTCAGGACAAAGGAAGTAGGAGATATGAGTTTCCTCATATGGCCTCCGCAGTCAGGACATAGAAGAAGGGGGCTGTCAGAGTGCCTCTGCATCATCTCATGATGCCTTCCGCAGGCCGTGCATTCGTACTCGTATATCGGCATATCTACCTCCTATGAATAATCTACTATAACCCATCTTTCTGACGATAATCAATTTACGGCTCGAGAATGTATCGTGGAAAATGCTGGATTTTTTTTGGCAATAAGGTAAAATAAAAGTTGAAGCATCTGCCTCTGCCCGCGTCGTCAAGGTCTTGAGCAGGGGCTGCTGAAAACAATTTCGTCGTCCCCTTAATCCGAAACCCGGTGTGTCCCTGGGTCCCGGTTTTCGCGGGAACGACCACGATGAAAGGCGGAACAAGAATGGTGCCGATGAGAAGGTCTTCCTTGCTATGGCTTGTTTTCTTGATCTTTCTTCTCTTGCCGTTGTCCGCAGGAGCGGATGAACTTCGGGATATCCCGAAGGCCGAACAGGATGTCTCGAACATCGAACGAGATACCTCGAAGACCGAACAGGATACTTTAAAGGGCGAAACAGAAGGTTCTGCGGCGGTCAACGCAGCCCCGGCAGAGTCGGCGGAAACCCAGGAAGCGGTCGAGGAAGAATTCGTCGAAGTGAAACCCATGGCCGACCCTCTTGAGCCATTGAACCGCCTTTTCTACTTCGTCAACGACAAACTCTATTTTATCATCTTCAAACCGGTAGCACAGCTATACAGCCTTGTTGTCCCTGAATTTGGTAGGGTCCGCATTCGTAACGCCTTCCATAACATGACAGCCCCTGTCCGCATCGTCAATTCCCTTCTCCAGCTGAAAATGAAGGACGCAGGCGTCGAACTCGCGCGTTTCCTGATAAACTCTTCCGTCGGTCTCGCCGGAATGTTCGATGTTGCATCTCAAAACCCCGATCTCAAAGGTTCGGACAAAGACCTGGGACAGACACTGGGAGTCTACGGCGTCGGCGAGGGAATTTTCCTTATGCTGCCTATTCTCGGGCCCTCTTCCTTGAGGGACTCCGTGGGAATGGCAGGCGACACATTCCTCAATCCAATCACCTATATCAAGCCTACGGGAACGTCACTAGCAGTCCGTGCCCTCGAATATGAGAACGCCCTTTCCCTCAGGATCGGCGAATATGAGGACCTCAAGGAATCGGCCGTTGACCCCTATACATCGCTTAAGGACGCTTACACCGAATACCGACGGAATAAAATAAAGCAGGAAAAGCCCGCGCCAGCTCCTGCTCTTGTTCCTGCTCCTTAAGACGTCGGCTCCTTGAGGGACTTGCTCTTCATCCTCTTCACCAGTTCCTCATATGATTGCGAGCGGATGATCTCATTGAACTGATTCCGGTAATTGTTAACGAGGCTGACCCCTTCGATCACGACATCGTAGGCCATCCACAGGTTCCCTTTTTTCAGCAGCCGGTACTCTATCGGTATATCCACTTCCTTGCTCGTGATGATGCTCGTCTTTACCGTAGCATACGGGCCTTCGGTCTTTTCGTCACGGTAGGCCACCTTTTCATCCTGATACCGCTCGATCTTTTTTATGTATGTGTTCTCGAGGAGGTCGGTGTACAGGGCCACGAACTCCTTCTGTTCCTGGGGCGTCCTCTTCTTCCAGTTCTGGGCAAGGGAACGTCTTGCCATCTCTTCAAAATCGAACCTTCCCGAGACGATATTCCTGATCTTCGCCCGTCTCTCCTCGGTCTTTTCGGGTCTCTTGAGTTCCTTGTTCCTCAGAATGTCAAGGACGGCATCGACGGTCTGCTTCACCTGATCCGTAGGCTCCCCGGCATTCGCCTTTGAAGGAGCAGATAACAAGAGGGAGAGACAAAAAAGCACGAGAAAACCGAATGTCATTCCATCTGTCCTCATAGTTTCCTCCTCATTTAAACTTTTCCGAAGGCGTACTTCGAGATGATCTCCTCAACATCGATGGCCGATTCCGTTTCCCGAATCTTGCCGCCCGCAGAGATCATGGCATCGGACGCTCCCGGCGTAATCTCTACATACCGTTCTCCAATGAGTCCCTTTGTCTTCACTGAGGCAATGGCGTCCTCCTGGATCTTCACAGCCGTGTTCAGATTCAATGCCACCCGAGCCTGATAGTCTTTGTCGAGCCGCACGCTCTTCACCTTTCCGACTTCAACGCCCGCTATTTCGACGCTCGAGCCCGCTTTGATTCCCCCTGCCTTTGCAAAATCTGCATAGACAGTATAATACCTTGTGCCGATCACTTCAAGCCTCCCCAGCTTTATCGATATATAAGCGAGGCAGATGATCCCTATCACCAGAAAAAGACCCACAGCCATATCGAGATCAAACGTCTTCCTATGCATAATCGTCCTCCTCTGCTCCGATTTTCGCTCTCCCCTCTATCCTTCCTTCCAAAGGTAATCTCGTCTTTCGTCCTCGATCTTAATAAACAATCTCAATAGGCCCTGTCAGGCTTCCCGTTATGAACTGTCTCACAATAGGATCTCCGGAGGCTCTGATCTCATCGGGCGTGCCGATCACCTCTATCTTGCCTTTGTAGAGAAAGGCGATCCTGTCGACAATGGAGAAGATCTCGGGGATATCATGGCTGATCATAACGCCGGTGAAGCCGTATTTTTTATGGGTGTCGCTGATGAGCTTATGAATAGCATGAAGCATGATCGGATCAAGACCGGTCGTGGGCTCGTCAAAGAGCACTATCTTGGGCTCTGTTATAAGCGCCCTCGCAAGGGCGACCCTCTTCTTCATGCCGCCGCTTATCTCGTCCGGGTATTTTTCTTCGATGCCTTTAAGACCGACATCCAGCAGGGCTTCCTCCACCTTGTCATGAATGTCCGATTCCGAAAGCCTTGTCTTCTCTCTTACGGGAAAGGCGATATTATCGTAAATGGTCAGGGAATCGAAGAGGGCTCCTCCCTGAAAAACAACGCCGAAGTTCTGTCGTATTCTGTCGAGCGCTCTTCTCCTGAGTCTCGTTATGTCCTCGCCATCGACAAGCACCTTCCCTGAATTGGGCCTGAGAAGGCGTATGAGATGTTTGAGGAGGACGCTCTTTCCGCCTCCGCTCTCCCCGATGATAGCGATCAATTCCTTGTCACGAATCGTCAAATTGACGCCATCGAGGACCTTCTGCGGCCCGAAAGACTTCGTGAGTTCAATAATCTCGATCATACGCCCTTCCTAGATAAACAGGGTGCCGAGGAAATAGTCCCATATGAGGATTAGGACAGAGGACATGACGACGGCCTCTGTCGTGGACTTACTCACCCCCTCTGCGCCGTACCCTGTGTAAAAGCCTTTATAGCAGCATATCCATAATACGAGAACTCCAAAGCTGAAGGATTTGTAGAATCCGATAAGAATGTCCCTCATGTCGACAAACTGCTTCATCTGCGAGAAATAGGTCCCGGAGCTGAGGCCGAGGAGCTTTACCCCCACCAGATATCCACCCCATATGCCGATGAAATCAAACATGGCAGTAAGGAGGGGGAACGTGATCATTGCTGCAACGATCTTCGGGACAACGAGATACCTCATCGGGTTAAGCGCCATCGACGTTAGGGCGTCTATCTGCTCGGTTATCCTCATGATGCCGATCTCGGCTGTAAGGGCTGAACCCGCCCTTCCCGTAATCGTGAGTGCAGACAGCACCGGGCCTAACTCGCGGATGAGGGTGAGGGCGACAGCAGGACCGAGCATTGCCTCTGAGCCGACTTTTCTGAGGGTATGGAATATCTGTAGGGCAAGTACCATCCCGGTAAAAGATCCCATGAGGAAGATGACAACCATGGATTTTGTTCCGATGAACTGTATCTGTCTCAGAAAGATTCTGTATTTGAAAGGAGGGACAAAGACGTAGGCAAGGGAGTAGAGCAAAAAGATGTACATACGCCCCAGCGTCTTCAGTGTCGAGAGCGCCCACGAACCCGCGCCTCTCAGCCATTCTGCCACTGTCCGATGCCACAGACTGATTCCGTTCTCCATGGGTATTAGGATAAAGGGAAATACTCTTCTTGTCAAACGCTCGTTATCGGAGGCGATTCACAGTCACGTCATTCTTACGGCGAACAGGTTGAGTTGGCTGCCTTCTACTGCAGTCGTCCGTCATCGCTTCGGCAAAGAGATACCTCCTCTGCTCCTGCCGGCCCGCAAAACAGAATCCGTTCCTATGGTATACTCTCACAGAGTTGAGAAATGGCCGACAGACTGACTGAAGAACATTTCATGGAGAGGGCTATCATGCTTGCAGCGAGGGCGCGGGGGATGACGAGCCCGAACCCCATGGTCGGAGCCGTCATCGTCAAGGATGAGAAGATTATCGCCGAAGATTATCACAGAAAAGCGGGTACTCCTCATGCAGAGGCCCTTGCACTCTCAAAGGCCGGAAGGGATGCGAGGGCATCCACGCTTTATGTGAGCCTTGAACCATGCTGCCACACCGACAAGAGGACGCCGCCCTGCACAAAGGCGATCATAGGAGCGGGCGTCAAGAGGGTCATCGTGGCCATGAGAGATCCCAATACGAAGGTCTCGGGCAGGGGAATCAGGGAATTAGAAGAGGCGGGCATCAAGGTCATATCGGGGATAGCCGAGGCGAAGGCCCGAAGGCTAAACGAATCCTATATCAAATACATAACTACGGGTAAACCCTTTGTCACGTTGAAGGTCGCCATGACCCTCGACGGCAAGATCGCGACACCCGAAGGCCAATCGAAATGGATAACGGGACAGAGGGCACGGCTCGTCGTCCATAAGCTGAGAAGCGGCGTTGACGCCGTCATGACCGCAATCGGCACTGTCAAGACAGATGATCCTCAACTCACAGTAAGACTGAAGGGAAAGCGGAAGAACCCGGTAAGAGTCGTCATTGACCCTAACATCGAGATTCCTCTCGATGCGAAGATACTCAAGGTCCCTCCTGAAACGATCATTGTTGCGAAAGAGCCCGATGCGGCGAGGAAGTCCGTGCTCGCTCACAAGTTAGAAAACCTCGCCCTATCAGGAACATCATTGCTATATTTTAGAGAAAAGCTTGCTCTTCATTGGCTCATGGAGAGGCTTGGCGAGAGAGGGATCACTTCCGTAATGATTGAGGGCGGCTCCTCCCTCAATGCCCATGCCCTTGAGGACGGAATCGTCGATAAGGTGATCTTCTTCATCGCGCCCAAGATTATCGGCTCCAGAGAATCTTTCCCGGCAGTTGGCGGAAAAGACTTCAGGAGACTTGAAGACGCCTTCTCGCTCAAGGATATGCGCGTCAGACGCCTGGGAGATGATATCATGATCGAAGGTTATCTGTAATGCTGCTGTCACCAGACGGCAGATCCTTCTTGACGATTTCCGCGCAGAATGGCGACTCTCTGCATGTGAGCGACTCGTTGATATGGTATAATGTGACATGAAGAAGATTATTCTAGTTTGCGCGATCCTCTTCCCTGTCATGGCTTATGCCCAGCCCTCCATACACTTTCAAGATGAGATCCATGATTTCGGAGAGGTGAAGGAGGGGACGCAGTTGGAGCACGTCTTCGATTTCGAAAACGCAGGAACCTCGGACCTCATGATCTCAGGAGTAAAGGCATCCTGAGGATGCACTGCAGCGATGGCTAGTTCAAGCCATCTGAAGCCGGGAGAAAAAGGGAAAATAACGGCAAGGGTCGATACCGCCAAGAGAAGAGGCATTCTCGTCAAGACAGTCGAGGTCTTCAGTAACGCCACGGATCGACCCAGGACGGTCCTCACCCTGAAAGCGATGGTGAAAGGTCCTGATACTTCGGCCATACCCCCGACAAAGTAGGAGGATTCTCTAGCCCGCCTCACTCCTCCCTTCGCGTCCCGTTTTGAGTAGAACAAGCATCACTGTTCCGGAGAGAAAGAGTACCCCTCCGGCAAGCGCCCATGGTGCGCCCGGCTCCCTTGTAATCTCAAGGAGGACCGTTTTTTCCGGGGATGCCCTCAGATCCTTCACGTAGACCCCTAGTCCTTCCCGGAGAGACGGTCTGTTCGGCATAAGTAGCTCTTCATGCACCATCCTTCCCTCAGAGAGGTATGCGACATCAACTGCCCAATCACTCACGTAACCATAAGAGTCGACGGATATGGTTATGCTCCTGACCTGAAGGGTCGTATTGTTCGGGAGATTGAAAGAGGCACCCTCCCGAGCTACTGCCATACCTTTAAAGCTGCCCATTGCGCTCAGGAAATGGGCAAGGAGAATAACGAGAAAGCCGATATGGATTATCTGGGGCGAGATCAGGAGGAGCCATTGAGCATTCCTTCTCTTCCTGATGACCGATTCGATGCTGCAGAAAAGGGTATTCGCCGTCAGGACAGAGAGGAGACCTACCGAGGCCCATAACCACCAGGTTATGCCCAGCGGCTGCTCCTTCATCCATCCGAAAAGAGGAAGGGAATGGATCGACTGGAATTCCTCTTTCAGAGGCATGATACATGCTCCTCCCAGGAGCATGATGAGCAGGAAGAGGAGGGACCAGAGAGTCGTCCTCAGGGATACAAAGAAACCTAACGTGTGTCTTATGAGCTTATACATAATACGAAAACGGTCACGACTGAAACTGCGTGCGGCAGTATTCCGTCATTCCGGCTGTTCGGAATCTCTCTTCTTTTTCAGAAAGATTCCCGACGCGCTCCGCTTGCGGGCATGACAAGTGTATGGTTTTACAAGTAGCCTCCTTAACAATTGAGCGATTAAAAAGTATGAGAACTCTTCATTAACAGACTCACTCCGAGATAGGTGAACAAAACGACTCCGAAACCTGCCATGCCAAGAATGACAGCAGGTTTCCCATTCCACCACGTTCTCAGCCGGGCGTGGAGATAGGCGGTGTAATAAAGCCAGAGGATGCTTGTCCAGAGCTCCTTGGGAGTCCATAGCCAGTACGTTCCCCACGCAAGATATGCCCACACTCCCCCGACTATCATCGACAAAGAGAAGAGGCAGTATCCGACAAGGATCGTCCTGTATTGAAAGCCTTCAAATGAAGGTTCCTGCCCCCGAAGGAAAAGGTATCCGAAAATAGCGGCCAAGGCGAAAAGGGCATAGGAGAGAAATGCCAGGACAACATGGAGTTCGAACCAAAGGGTTTTGAGAACGGGTGGAAGGGGAGTATTATGCTGTTTTGAGATGAGGCCGAATATCGTAAAAGCAGCTGCCGTCAGAGCAGCTGCGGAAGAGAATCGCTCATTCTTCCTCGGAATGTTCCGAAAAGGAAGTGAGAAGGCGACGATAGACGCTGCAATGAAGGTGAGGGTGTCGTGGGGTC from Thermodesulfovibrionales bacterium harbors:
- a CDS encoding VacJ family lipoprotein, producing MRRSSLLWLVFLIFLLLPLSAGADELRDIPKAEQDVSNIERDTSKTEQDTLKGETEGSAAVNAAPAESAETQEAVEEEFVEVKPMADPLEPLNRLFYFVNDKLYFIIFKPVAQLYSLVVPEFGRVRIRNAFHNMTAPVRIVNSLLQLKMKDAGVELARFLINSSVGLAGMFDVASQNPDLKGSDKDLGQTLGVYGVGEGIFLMLPILGPSSLRDSVGMAGDTFLNPITYIKPTGTSLAVRALEYENALSLRIGEYEDLKESAVDPYTSLKDAYTEYRRNKIKQEKPAPAPALVPAP
- a CDS encoding ABC transporter permease, yielding MTRRVFPFILIPMENGISLWHRTVAEWLRGAGSWALSTLKTLGRMYIFLLYSLAYVFVPPFKYRIFLRQIQFIGTKSMVVIFLMGSFTGMVLALQIFHTLRKVGSEAMLGPAVALTLIRELGPVLSALTITGRAGSALTAEIGIMRITEQIDALTSMALNPMRYLVVPKIVAAMITFPLLTAMFDFIGIWGGYLVGVKLLGLSSGTYFSQMKQFVDMRDILIGFYKSFSFGVLVLWICCYKGFYTGYGAEGVSKSTTEAVVMSSVLILIWDYFLGTLFI
- the ccsA gene encoding cytochrome c biogenesis protein CcsA, producing MLLFPAETPEKLFFFFSSLRMAFAVFPLYLLSLWKRPFLYAGLLLQITYIVSRGLGLGRLPLVGPHDTLTFIAASIVAFSLPFRNIPRKNERFSSAAALTAAAFTIFGLISKQHNTPLPPVLKTLWFELHVVLAFLSYALFALAAIFGYLFLRGQEPSFEGFQYRTILVGYCLFSLSMIVGGVWAYLAWGTYWLWTPKELWTSILWLYYTAYLHARLRTWWNGKPAVILGMAGFGVVLFTYLGVSLLMKSSHTF
- a CDS encoding ABC transporter ATP-binding protein, giving the protein MIEIIELTKSFGPQKVLDGVNLTIRDKELIAIIGESGGGKSVLLKHLIRLLRPNSGKVLVDGEDITRLRRRALDRIRQNFGVVFQGGALFDSLTIYDNIAFPVREKTRLSESDIHDKVEEALLDVGLKGIEEKYPDEISGGMKKRVALARALITEPKIVLFDEPTTGLDPIMLHAIHKLISDTHKKYGFTGVMISHDIPEIFSIVDRIAFLYKGKIEVIGTPDEIRASGDPIVRQFITGSLTGPIEIVY
- the mlaD gene encoding outer membrane lipid asymmetry maintenance protein MlaD → MHRKTFDLDMAVGLFLVIGIICLAYISIKLGRLEVIGTRYYTVYADFAKAGGIKAGSSVEIAGVEVGKVKSVRLDKDYQARVALNLNTAVKIQEDAIASVKTKGLIGERYVEITPGASDAMISAGGKIRETESAIDVEEIISKYAFGKV
- a CDS encoding SAM-dependent methyltransferase; protein product: MNFEAFMDMALYYPSLGYYAKDSAKIGRTGDFYTSPHLHRIFGAMIGRQLEEMWVLMGRPDLFSVVEMGAGMGHLAKDLLEYLRGEGGKGQDTEGEKSLFEHLKYTIIEINPSLGERQRELLRDFVDKMTWLSHIGEIGAVRGCFLSNELLDAFPVRLVEMADDLMEIYVSAEGKSLVEKRVPCSSEVKEYFREFGVELPRGMRTEVNLRLRTWLKEVGEKLSDGFVLTIDYGYPAWDYYGDDRSRGTLLCYYEHQINEDPYQHVGEQDITAHVNFSSLKKWGDEFGLKTLGFCPQGTYLVSLGIDEVITEFYGSLPDPLEIAQIKGLIMPQGMGETHRVMVQYKGAGLPVLRGFRLRNQMGKL
- a CDS encoding sugar phosphate isomerase/epimerase family protein, giving the protein MSKVHVHIPYDKIGKYLPLLRKERLNLEIYFSAASLDSLRDGSIEALKHSLEYKPSLSMHAPFMDLSPGAVDSKIRTVTVERFSQVLGIAEVLRPETIVFHSGYEKWKYAHRIDLWLEGSLKTWRPFIEKAARLNLKLAIENIFEDEPSNLQALMKELSSQNFGICFDTGHCNLFSKVPLREWLDTLGSFIVELHLHDNDKSFDAHLPVGDGTFDFETLFAATRERECVYTIEAHTPERVLKSIERLKRFTRVSPSGFSDETP
- a CDS encoding DUF1573 domain-containing protein produces the protein MAYAQPSIHFQDEIHDFGEVKEGTQLEHVFDFENAGTSDLMISGVKASUGCTAAMASSSHLKPGEKGKITARVDTAKRRGILVKTVEVFSNATDRPRTVLTLKAMVKGPDTSAIPPTK
- a CDS encoding FmdB family zinc ribbon protein; its protein translation is MPIYEYECTACGRHHEMMQRHSDSPLLLCPDCGGHMRKLISPTSFVLKGSGWYKTDYASGDRKTKQDAEGETTQKTGATSEDNAGKKSEPPSKSEDKSEKKPEVAAKSE
- the ribD gene encoding bifunctional diaminohydroxyphosphoribosylaminopyrimidine deaminase/5-amino-6-(5-phosphoribosylamino)uracil reductase RibD; amino-acid sequence: MADRLTEEHFMERAIMLAARARGMTSPNPMVGAVIVKDEKIIAEDYHRKAGTPHAEALALSKAGRDARASTLYVSLEPCCHTDKRTPPCTKAIIGAGVKRVIVAMRDPNTKVSGRGIRELEEAGIKVISGIAEAKARRLNESYIKYITTGKPFVTLKVAMTLDGKIATPEGQSKWITGQRARLVVHKLRSGVDAVMTAIGTVKTDDPQLTVRLKGKRKNPVRVVIDPNIEIPLDAKILKVPPETIIVAKEPDAARKSVLAHKLENLALSGTSLLYFREKLALHWLMERLGERGITSVMIEGGSSLNAHALEDGIVDKVIFFIAPKIIGSRESFPAVGGKDFRRLEDAFSLKDMRVRRLGDDIMIEGYL
- a CDS encoding ABC transporter substrate-binding protein, with the translated sequence MRTDGMTFGFLVLFCLSLLLSAPSKANAGEPTDQVKQTVDAVLDILRNKELKRPEKTEERRAKIRNIVSGRFDFEEMARRSLAQNWKKRTPQEQKEFVALYTDLLENTYIKKIERYQDEKVAYRDEKTEGPYATVKTSIITSKEVDIPIEYRLLKKGNLWMAYDVVIEGVSLVNNYRNQFNEIIRSQSYEELVKRMKSKSLKEPTS